One genomic window of Moorella glycerini includes the following:
- the recJ gene encoding single-stranded-DNA-specific exonuclease RecJ, whose amino-acid sequence MTGTQWAIPPVNLPERLALARELHISPVTAQILLNRGITTAAAARAFFQPDPANLIPPEKIPGLPAARDRLVQAIEKREKIMVHGDYDVDGLAATAIMLETLARLGVEAEVYLPDRLAEGYGLKKKGLMKALELDCRLVVTVDCGITSLAEAIFVRQQGLDLIITDHHRPGTELPQARAVVNPLLAPDLPPLCGAGVAFKLAQSLANYFGLAPQGEVAAGWALDLVALATIADAVPLLGENRLLVQLGLKALAGGARPGLKALGEVAGLPAREWTAREVAFGLVPRLNACGRLGSAMPALEILLTSSPQRALELAQHLQKENQARRLLEESIAVEAETMTAQAYAAGDQGLVLAAEGWHPGVTGIVAARLVEKFNCPVVLIALAGDRGRGSARSLPGINLHEILTRCRSHLLAFGGHAQAAGLEIAAKEIPAFQAAFNEAVRSLMTEVQPAPAIAPEAEVLFSQLDWELLAELEGLAPYGEGNPRPLLVYRNARLKAARQVGSNGAHLKLTVGGEGRQVEAIGFNLQLPPGLSPGDLVDLAFYLERDNYQGREELQLSLAALRPAGRIPALPVVSKELVAATSQAGANPTWCRQLQAVLNGNRPVTGLLFATSLAIRQCYYGLKRCLKNPVSLRPLGPWLGQAGFNRILSQGRGIITCHPFWPAGTEARQDSFLISALVTGEQEAGYVLRPAGDPATWQVFPELLPLLADLLARGQNVLLYERDATQMLQLAARLRQELPGVRLAVDTFLDPRHLWLAREGALSGRLPLLVASRQMPAWFYPAGAVIFNYSPGSQEEIELALPAAEQVPEVYINIREGDRQPENLRQELAAFYRQLQKGTNNGSGLYIINNKGYHQRWYLAIFEELGLIRVENQGQELAVHLQEVAARSNLMASRRYRQLLAETEMARKFYRQITGGR is encoded by the coding sequence TTGACAGGAACCCAGTGGGCCATACCTCCAGTTAACCTGCCGGAGAGGCTGGCCCTGGCCCGGGAGTTACATATCTCCCCTGTGACGGCGCAAATTCTCCTCAACCGGGGCATAACTACGGCGGCAGCGGCCAGGGCCTTTTTCCAGCCGGACCCGGCCAATCTCATCCCGCCGGAGAAAATTCCCGGCCTGCCGGCGGCCCGGGATCGCCTGGTCCAGGCCATAGAAAAGCGGGAAAAAATCATGGTCCATGGTGACTATGATGTTGACGGCCTGGCGGCCACGGCCATTATGCTGGAAACCCTGGCGCGCCTGGGGGTCGAGGCGGAAGTTTACCTGCCCGACCGCCTGGCCGAGGGCTACGGTTTAAAAAAGAAGGGCCTCATGAAAGCGTTAGAGTTAGATTGCCGCCTGGTGGTAACGGTGGACTGCGGCATTACTTCCCTGGCGGAAGCTATCTTCGTTAGGCAGCAGGGGCTGGACTTGATTATTACCGACCACCACCGGCCCGGGACGGAATTGCCGCAAGCCAGGGCCGTAGTTAACCCCCTGCTGGCACCGGACCTGCCTCCCCTCTGCGGCGCCGGGGTGGCCTTTAAACTGGCCCAGTCCCTGGCGAATTACTTTGGCCTCGCGCCGCAAGGGGAAGTGGCCGCCGGCTGGGCCCTGGACCTGGTAGCCCTGGCAACCATCGCCGACGCCGTACCCCTCCTGGGAGAAAACCGCCTCCTGGTCCAGCTGGGTTTAAAAGCCCTGGCCGGAGGCGCGCGGCCCGGCCTGAAGGCCCTGGGAGAGGTGGCAGGCCTGCCGGCCAGGGAGTGGACGGCCCGGGAAGTGGCCTTCGGCCTTGTTCCCCGCTTGAATGCCTGCGGCCGCCTGGGAAGTGCCATGCCGGCCCTGGAAATTTTACTTACTTCTTCTCCCCAGCGAGCCCTGGAGCTGGCCCAGCACCTGCAGAAGGAAAACCAGGCCCGCAGGCTCCTGGAGGAGAGCATTGCCGTCGAGGCCGAAACCATGACCGCGCAAGCTTACGCGGCAGGCGACCAGGGCCTGGTCCTGGCGGCTGAGGGCTGGCACCCGGGGGTAACTGGCATTGTTGCCGCCCGCCTGGTAGAAAAATTTAACTGCCCGGTTGTTTTAATTGCCCTGGCGGGGGATAGAGGGCGGGGTTCGGCGCGCAGCCTCCCGGGTATCAATCTCCATGAAATCCTTACCAGGTGCCGTTCTCACCTCCTGGCCTTTGGCGGCCATGCCCAGGCAGCGGGGCTGGAGATCGCTGCTAAAGAAATCCCGGCCTTCCAGGCCGCTTTTAATGAAGCTGTGAGGTCACTGATGACTGAGGTGCAACCGGCTCCGGCAATAGCACCTGAGGCGGAAGTCCTTTTCAGCCAGCTGGACTGGGAGCTACTGGCGGAGCTGGAGGGCCTGGCTCCCTATGGCGAGGGCAATCCCCGCCCCCTCCTGGTCTACCGCAACGCCCGCTTAAAGGCAGCCCGCCAGGTCGGCAGCAATGGTGCCCATTTAAAGTTGACGGTAGGCGGGGAAGGCAGGCAAGTGGAGGCCATTGGCTTTAACCTGCAATTACCGCCGGGCCTGTCTCCCGGTGACCTGGTGGATCTGGCCTTTTACCTGGAGCGGGACAACTACCAGGGACGGGAGGAGCTCCAGCTTTCGCTGGCAGCCCTCCGGCCGGCCGGCAGGATACCAGCACTGCCGGTTGTAAGTAAGGAACTGGTGGCGGCAACCAGCCAGGCAGGTGCCAATCCCACCTGGTGCCGGCAATTGCAGGCAGTCTTAAACGGCAACCGGCCTGTCACGGGGCTTTTATTCGCCACCAGCCTGGCTATCCGCCAGTGCTATTACGGTTTAAAGCGATGTTTAAAGAATCCAGTATCCTTACGCCCCCTGGGCCCCTGGCTGGGACAGGCGGGTTTTAACAGGATTTTAAGCCAGGGAAGGGGGATCATTACCTGTCACCCCTTCTGGCCGGCAGGTACAGAAGCCCGGCAAGACTCCTTCCTGATATCTGCCCTGGTTACTGGTGAACAGGAGGCAGGGTACGTGTTACGGCCTGCCGGTGATCCGGCAACCTGGCAGGTATTCCCGGAACTGCTGCCCCTCCTGGCAGACCTGCTGGCCAGGGGACAAAACGTCCTCCTTTATGAAAGGGACGCTACGCAGATGCTGCAACTGGCAGCCCGGTTGCGGCAGGAGTTGCCGGGGGTGCGGCTGGCCGTAGATACTTTTCTTGATCCCCGGCACCTCTGGCTCGCCCGGGAAGGGGCTTTGAGCGGCCGGCTGCCGCTGCTGGTAGCCAGCCGGCAGATGCCGGCGTGGTTTTACCCGGCAGGCGCCGTAATCTTTAATTACTCTCCCGGCAGCCAGGAAGAAATAGAACTGGCCCTGCCGGCGGCTGAACAGGTACCGGAAGTGTATATCAACATCCGGGAAGGGGACAGGCAGCCGGAAAATCTTCGCCAGGAACTGGCGGCATTTTACCGCCAGTTGCAAAAGGGGACTAACAACGGCAGTGGCCTTTACATAATTAATAATAAAGGTTATCATCAACGATGGTACCTGGCGATTTTTGAGGAACTGGGGCTCATCCGCGTCGAAAACCAGGGCCAGGAACTGGCTGTCCATCTCCAGGAGGTAGCTGCCAGGAGCAATTTAATGGCTTCCCGGCGTTACCGCCAGCTCTTAGCTGAAACGGAAATGGCCCGGAAATTTTACCGGCAAATAACAGGCGGGAGGTGA
- a CDS encoding LapA family protein produces MQIFSLLAIFFALLVAIFAVQNAGPVEINFLSWQFSNISLVLVILGSAAFGALVVFLLGAVRQVRQAREIRELKSQLKRLQETIAHREQAAAGAGAGAGRLEREQEA; encoded by the coding sequence ATGCAGATTTTTTCCCTCCTGGCCATTTTTTTTGCCCTGCTGGTGGCTATCTTTGCCGTCCAGAATGCAGGCCCGGTAGAAATTAATTTTTTATCCTGGCAATTTAGCAATATTTCCCTGGTCCTGGTTATCCTGGGGTCGGCAGCCTTCGGTGCCCTGGTGGTATTTTTGCTGGGCGCCGTCAGGCAGGTACGCCAGGCACGGGAAATAAGAGAATTAAAAAGCCAGCTTAAAAGATTGCAGGAAACCATAGCCCACCGCGAGCAAGCGGCAGCGGGAGCGGGAGCAGGGGCAGGCCGGCTGGAAAGGGAGCAGGAAGCTTGA
- a CDS encoding cation diffusion facilitator family transporter, with the protein MDLRTRAARVSIFSNIILVLGKLGAGYWMHSVSVMSEAIHSGLDLVAAAIAYFSVREASKPADAEHRYGHGKIENISGTIEALLIFLAALWIIYEALKRLFGGGHAINEPLTGIAVMGGAGLVNYLVSRYLFRVAKDTDSIALEADAWHLRTDVYTSAGVMLGLAALYFTGFQWLDPLVALVVAAMIIKAAYHLTREAMLPLMDVSLPAEEEQVIKEIIARHADEYVEFHKLRTRKAGRDRQVDLHLVVPRYKHIDYVHDLCEHIGDEIRAALPYTDVLIHAEPCSSPLDCRVCTTCPEKENRSSKSN; encoded by the coding sequence ATGGATTTGCGGACCAGAGCTGCCAGGGTATCTATCTTTTCCAACATCATCCTGGTACTGGGCAAACTGGGGGCCGGTTACTGGATGCATTCGGTCAGCGTTATGTCGGAAGCTATCCACTCTGGCCTGGACCTGGTGGCGGCAGCCATAGCCTATTTTTCCGTCCGGGAAGCCAGCAAGCCGGCCGATGCCGAGCACCGCTACGGCCATGGTAAAATTGAAAACATTTCGGGTACCATTGAAGCCCTGCTGATTTTCCTGGCAGCCCTCTGGATTATCTATGAAGCTCTCAAAAGGCTCTTTGGCGGTGGCCATGCCATTAATGAACCCCTGACCGGCATAGCCGTCATGGGCGGGGCCGGCCTGGTCAACTACCTGGTTTCCCGCTATCTCTTCCGGGTAGCGAAAGATACGGATTCCATCGCCCTGGAGGCCGACGCCTGGCACCTACGTACCGATGTTTATACTTCCGCCGGGGTAATGCTGGGCCTGGCAGCCCTTTATTTTACCGGTTTCCAATGGCTGGACCCCCTGGTGGCCCTGGTGGTGGCCGCCATGATCATCAAGGCAGCCTACCATTTAACCCGGGAGGCCATGCTGCCCCTGATGGATGTCAGCCTGCCGGCTGAAGAAGAACAGGTAATTAAAGAAATCATCGCCCGGCACGCCGATGAATATGTTGAATTTCATAAATTACGCACCCGCAAGGCCGGCCGGGACCGCCAGGTAGACCTGCACCTGGTGGTGCCGCGTTACAAGCATATCGATTATGTCCATGACCTCTGCGAGCATATCGGCGATGAGATAAGAGCAGCTCTGCCTTACACCGATGTTTTAATCCATGCCGAACCCTGTTCATCACCGCTGGATTGCCGGGTGTGCACCACCTGCCCGGAGAAGGAAAATCGTTCCTCGAAGTCGAATTGA
- the secF gene encoding protein translocase subunit SecF: MNFNFDFVGRRKWWYALSLLIIIPGLIAMALHRPVLNFGIDFTGGNIIQVQFQQPVTAGQVREVLGGLDLGNSSIQAAGNNEFLIRTTELNEEQTDQVIGALRDKLGQLDLKRNEKVGATIGRELTIKGIEAMAIAWVLMIIYITIRFEFLSGLAAILALIHDVLVTIGFFAIFRWEVDSTFVAAILTIIGYSINDTIVIFDRIRENLRLRKKETIEELVNRSINQSLTRSINTVLTVIIALLALMLLGGETTRTFALAMLIGTISGAYSSIFTASPLWIDFRNLSREHHRQAAATKAATKAKTRKVTSN, from the coding sequence ATGAACTTTAATTTTGACTTTGTCGGCAGGCGCAAGTGGTGGTATGCCCTTTCGCTGCTAATAATTATTCCGGGACTAATCGCCATGGCCCTGCACCGGCCGGTACTTAATTTTGGCATTGATTTCACCGGCGGGAACATTATTCAGGTCCAGTTCCAGCAACCGGTTACTGCCGGCCAGGTCCGGGAGGTTCTCGGCGGTCTCGACCTGGGTAACAGCTCCATCCAGGCAGCGGGCAATAATGAGTTTCTGATCCGGACAACAGAACTCAATGAAGAGCAAACCGACCAGGTTATTGGTGCCTTGCGCGATAAACTGGGGCAACTGGATTTAAAGCGTAACGAAAAGGTTGGCGCCACCATTGGCCGGGAATTAACCATTAAAGGTATCGAAGCCATGGCCATTGCCTGGGTGTTGATGATCATCTATATCACTATCCGTTTTGAATTTTTATCCGGGCTGGCGGCCATCCTGGCCCTGATTCACGATGTCCTGGTGACGATAGGTTTCTTTGCTATCTTCCGCTGGGAAGTGGACAGTACCTTTGTGGCGGCCATCCTGACCATTATCGGTTATTCTATAAACGACACCATTGTCATTTTTGACCGCATCCGGGAAAACTTGCGGCTGCGCAAGAAGGAAACTATAGAGGAACTGGTCAATCGCAGTATTAACCAGAGCTTAACCAGGTCGATAAATACCGTTCTGACGGTCATCATCGCCCTGCTGGCGTTGATGCTCCTGGGCGGTGAGACCACCAGGACCTTTGCCCTGGCTATGCTCATTGGTACTATCAGCGGTGCTTATTCATCAATCTTTACCGCCAGCCCCTTGTGGATCGATTTTCGTAACCTTAGCCGGGAACACCACCGGCAGGCGGCGGCGACCAAGGCTGCGACCAAGGCCAAGACGCGCAAGGTAACCTCCAATTAG